In one window of bacterium HR17 DNA:
- the rbfA gene encoding Ribosome-binding factor A encodes MGPSRRVERANKLLREIIGDFLLYRLKDPRLQFVTITEVQVSPDFQHGKVFFTVLGDEQKEIAALQALEGAEPLIREEINRNVHWRFIPRLTFILDKRIEKAMHVLSLLDQITQQTAPAEPAPSKPTRRRTRK; translated from the coding sequence ATGGGACCATCGCGCCGGGTAGAACGCGCCAACAAGTTGTTGCGGGAGATCATCGGTGACTTTTTGCTGTATCGGCTCAAAGACCCCCGCTTGCAATTCGTGACCATCACTGAGGTGCAAGTGTCGCCCGATTTTCAACACGGCAAGGTGTTCTTCACCGTCTTGGGAGACGAGCAAAAGGAGATCGCCGCGCTACAGGCGTTGGAGGGCGCGGAGCCGTTGATCCGTGAGGAAATTAACCGCAATGTCCATTGGCGGTTCATCCCACGGCTCACTTTCATCTTGGACAAACGCATTGAAAAGGCGATGCATGTCTTGTCCCTGCTGGACCAAATCACGCAACAAACGGCACCAGCTGAACCGGCGCCGTCAAAACCGACGCGGCGCCGAACGCGGAAGTAG
- the miaB gene encoding tRNA-2-methylthio-N(6)-dimethylallyladenosine synthase, with protein MPRYWIETFGCQMNVLDSEAMAGLLTKMGYEKARSPEEADIILINTCTVRQKPDEKAFAYLGEFAKLKQKKPDLILGVTGCMAQRESDIIKARAPYVDLLLGPRSVHRLPDLIRTVQEQRRFAEYLDLYDDPVPPDLVVRNSDLFAYVTIIHGCNKRCTFCAVPTARGPEKSVPPDIVLEQVRQLIDLGYKEIVLLGQNANAYGHDLDSKWGGRVDLAWLLERIDEIAAPAKVRVRFTTNHPNHMSDRLIDAMAHLECVCEHIHLPVQSGDNEVLRRMWRGYTVERYLSVIEKLRARVPGIAIATDVIVGFPGETEGQFRNTLKLMEQVEFDQAFMFAFSPRPNTLAATFPDQIPEPVKKRRLQELIALQNEIQQRKNEREVGKIVEVLVEGPSEKNPKKLSGRTRTNKTVVFEGPPALRGKFVHVRTTRAYLWGFEGELVGDAAPDPTPNIELLAVV; from the coding sequence ATGCCCCGTTACTGGATTGAAACTTTCGGCTGCCAGATGAATGTGCTGGACAGTGAGGCGATGGCGGGGTTGCTGACCAAGATGGGCTACGAGAAAGCCCGCAGCCCCGAAGAGGCGGACATCATTCTCATCAACACCTGCACCGTCCGTCAAAAGCCCGACGAAAAAGCCTTCGCCTACTTGGGCGAGTTCGCCAAACTCAAGCAGAAAAAGCCCGACCTGATTTTAGGCGTGACAGGCTGCATGGCGCAGCGCGAAAGCGACATCATCAAGGCACGGGCGCCTTATGTGGACTTGCTGCTCGGTCCCCGCAGCGTCCATCGGTTGCCCGACCTAATTCGCACCGTCCAAGAGCAGCGGCGCTTCGCCGAATACCTTGACCTTTACGATGACCCCGTCCCACCCGATTTGGTCGTCCGCAACAGCGACCTGTTTGCTTATGTGACTATCATTCACGGCTGCAACAAAAGATGCACCTTCTGCGCTGTCCCGACAGCGCGCGGACCCGAAAAGAGCGTCCCGCCTGACATCGTCTTGGAACAGGTGCGCCAGTTGATTGACTTGGGCTACAAGGAAATCGTCTTGCTAGGGCAAAACGCCAACGCTTACGGGCACGACTTGGACTCAAAGTGGGGCGGGAGAGTTGACTTGGCGTGGCTTTTGGAGCGCATTGACGAAATCGCAGCACCGGCGAAAGTGCGGGTCCGCTTCACGACCAACCATCCCAATCACATGAGCGACCGCTTGATTGACGCGATGGCGCACTTAGAGTGTGTTTGCGAGCACATTCATCTGCCCGTGCAAAGTGGTGACAATGAGGTGTTGCGGCGGATGTGGCGGGGCTATACGGTGGAGCGTTACTTGAGCGTCATTGAAAAGTTGCGGGCGAGGGTGCCTGGCATCGCCATCGCCACCGATGTCATCGTCGGCTTTCCGGGCGAAACGGAAGGGCAGTTCCGCAACACGCTCAAGTTAATGGAGCAGGTGGAGTTTGACCAAGCGTTCATGTTTGCCTTCTCGCCCCGCCCCAACACACTGGCGGCGACCTTCCCCGACCAAATTCCCGAACCCGTCAAAAAGCGGCGGCTGCAAGAGTTGATCGCGTTGCAAAACGAGATACAACAGCGCAAGAACGAGCGCGAAGTCGGGAAAATCGTGGAAGTGTTGGTGGAAGGTCCGAGCGAAAAGAACCCCAAAAAACTGTCGGGGCGCACCCGCACCAACAAGACCGTCGTCTTTGAAGGACCGCCCGCATTGCGGGGCAAGTTCGTTCATGTCCGCACGACAAGGGCTTACCTTTGGGGCTTTGAAGGTGAACTGGTCGGCGACGCCGCACCGGATCCGACGCCGAACATAGAATTGTTGGCAGTCGTGTAG